The nucleotide window TTCCATTATATTGCTATTGGTTGAAGCAGGAACGgctggtgtgttggtaggttgaGTAGCACTAGGCCTTACCTGATGACGAAGTCTGCAGAGTCAATCTCCGTACCACAGCCACTATTCACCAGGATCCCTCCGTTCCCAACCACGCTGCACGTCCTGTACTTCCTGAAGCCGAATGGCTGGTCCTGATTTTAAAGGAGTGGTTTTCAAGTTcaatttcaactttatttcaggcacctggccctCATAATCCAATATTGATTATTGGTTTTGATTAGGTTCCAAAACATCCCAGAAGACGCAAAGATTTTCATGAACCAATGAGGTTATATGAGTATCAATGTGTCTTCCTAACTTACTTATGGTATGCACAGAACTCACCCTGGGTAACCAACTGTACAAGTCCTTGGAGATGTTGAAGTATCTCTTTTCTGCCTGGTATTTTAGAGAACTGTTCAACTTCACGTTTTTCTGCGTCATGACGAATAAGTTTTGCGTCTTTGTTGCCTCTTCCTTTTCAACCCTATCGTGTCGTAAACATAAAAGATACTTAATAAATCTTGTTTTCCTTTTCGAGCAGAAAGGGAAAAacaaatgtggaaaaaaaagacGGCACATAAATGGGATTGCTTGCAACGTACAGCAATTAATGAATAATTGAAGACAGATTAATGATCAATTTCATGAGCAATTGATGTAGAGATTATTGTATTCCAATCAGCTGGCCTATCGCATTTGGTCTAAAGCTAGGCGAGGGTGCATCATATCAACTACAAGCTTCTGCTATCAGATGTCAATAGTTTATCACCTGAACTGATCTGCAGCTGTTACGTTGAAAGTCCATGGAGCTTGGGTATATACAGTGGAAACAGCTTCAGGGGGTAAGGGATTGTGTGTTAGAGATGTCCCGTTGCTGGTTGTCACATTGTTCTCTGTCTCTGACCCATGGTTGCTGTTCTTTACTGCACCTCTCAGTGCCTCTCCTATACCTGGTTGAGTGACTGTGTCATCTTTGCTGTTGTTTTGTATTCTCCTGTTGAAGGTTACATGGCAATCATATGAGTCGTGTTAGATTCTCTTACCTGAGTACTTAAGAATATGCCAACAAAGTTATTACTTTCTGATTATTGCAATAAAGATAAGCTGCAATTCTTTATGATTAATattcgaagaaaaataaaaaagtaagTTAATGAACAAAGGATTTTGAAAATAACAACGCTCATACGTAGATCCACCACAGCTCCATCGAGCATCATGATATACGAACTTgagtttgtttattgtttacgaTACCTGCTTGATTCTCGCCATACTGCTGTCCTTTCGCTGAGTCCAGATCCTCCATTTTGTTCTTTGTTGTGGAGGAATTCGGCCAGGCGCATGTCATGTTGCATCATAACCCGCCTGATGAGGACGACGTTCAACGAAATGGAAACTGTCAGAGCAAGGACGTACAGGATTGCGCGTCTATTCATAGCGCTGTTGGATATGTGAAATAGGCAGACAGTTGGACCGTTGTCAAGGATTGCCTACCGACTCATTTGATTTGAAGGGGGAGTTCGTGCCAAGCTTAAGTCGTACACTTCTGTAAATGAGTACAATTCAATTTCAACCGCCGGGAATAATTTACTGCAATATAAAAGCTGTCTAACCTGCTGGAAAACCCTTAATATCAGGCTGCTTGTTTCAGCTGGGTTCTGATTCCATTGGGGAAGTCGACACGCCGGTCTCCCGCACAGCAAAAGGGAAGGTACTAGTGACGAAATGTTTACCCAAGAGAGCGAGTACGTGTCCAGGTATTGTCCTTGGCACCTAGCCTCTACATTCCAGAGAGTGTGATGACCCTGTTGTCATAGATCATGAcgcttttttttttagttgggcCTCACACCCAGTAAGAGTCACGAACACTTATAACCGATCTGACTTATCTGACCGATGCTATAGACCATTACTCACCTTTAATACCTGATCGCTGATGGACTTTGTAAAGAATGAAGATAGTTCCCTAACCGGGAAATTGCACGTTAAACTTGTTGGTGGATCGAGAAAAAGCAGATAAAATAAACGTCACTTCTCACCCGTGACTGTGACAACTTACGTATATCCCTATGACCAAAGGAGGTTTTAAACCTATGACGTTTATTGAAGGAACAAAGCCCCGAGGTAGGTTGTTAATCTGTTTGGATCATCAGCAAACGGAGCTATTCGGTGTGACCTGCGCCTATTGGCCACAGCTAAAGGGCCTAAAGGAAGGAATTACGATCCGAATAGCGCAGATTCTCTTGGCAAGGGCATTATATACTGTAGTGTCCTTGGCTTAAGCTACCCAATAGATTCTACAGGGAACACTGATAACCCTAACATCTGGCGTCGAATCCATGTAGCAAATAATGTCAAACCTGGCATAGACAACCATCTGGCGCTGGCAACCACACTTAACCAGCCCCGTCCATTTCTACCTGGTTCTGTCCTGAGCAGCcacctgtcctgagcaaccattTTTGCTCAGttccttgagtggttgctgagggcAAGTTTGACTTTACACCAAAACATTAGGCGTTCAAAACATAGTACTCACGAGCAATGGAGTACCACCAACAGGAAAACAAAAGCATGTGTACTTATCAATCATATTCTTTTCAGAACATCCGTCGGAGTGACAGCATCCTCTTGCACACTAAAATGTcttcaaacacatcaaaaatCATCGGAACTCAATTTTTCCAGCACATTTTAGAGAACTTGATAAAAAACTACATtagtacaatgtaaaagcatTTGTGTTGTAGAAATTAGAGAGAAAAAATCCCCACtacattatcatacatgtacaaaattaatacaAATACGAGACACACAatgcaaatgttacatttgtaggaAAATTGCTTTAATTTTCAGTTTCCTCCAACTGACTGACACAGACCAATGTACAGGCTAAGttaagatacatacatgtacagtacagaacAGTTCTCCTTCTTACAGTTAACTTTCTTCTGGAAGTACAGGACAGAGATGGCAAGATTACATTGCCACTGATGTTCCTACCCATAAAACAGGGCACATCATCCTTCTCCTTTGACAGTTCAGGTACAGTTTGTCATGTACAATGGTTATTTCAGTTTATATGGTTACAGGGTGTGCAAGATGATAGAGGTGTTCAAACCTGTTATATGTTCTGTTGCGTGGTTCCCACTTAAGCATAATGAAATGACACTTATGGCCAAAATCAAGTTTTAGTCTTTTCTTTAGGCCTTCTAATAAAAAGTTACCATGTTATGTGTCACAGTAGAAAAAATGTGgaattttttttacctaaaataAAAATGGATGAAAATGCTGCCATgaccaaaagaagaaaaaaaggtgacaTGGACAAAATTGTCCAGCAAGTAAAATTTGGAATTCAGTGTACAACATGTGATTCGACACATGGGGACTGGAGGGAACCATGCAAACaggacacacaggcacaccttcagattgtacatgtactaatctGCAACATCACCAGAATATGTCATTTTCAACTTGTTCTTCTGATACATTGATAGTGCAGTACAAGTGAGGACATTAGTCAGAACAGACTTCCAAGAAGCTACCTGTAAGGGACCAATCacagtggtggggagggggtggaTCCTTCTAAATGAAGTTTTGGAAGGAACTGCTACAGCTACATAAAGCTTTTTGTAAACGTTTCCTAAGAcagggatacatgtacattactgtacatgtacatgtacattcctgtacatgtacagatgtatCTCTTACCACCCCCACATTTGTGATTTGTCCCTAAGTACAaagttctgttttctttttgagGGGTCATCCTCAATATCTTCCAGGATTGTCCTGGGATACAACCCACACATTCAGGTCTTGATTCAGTACAATGGGGATTTCAAATAGTGGTCCATGGTCAAATGCGTTGTCAAGAGCATTCTTGCACAACATGTTGGTAAAATCTTAATTAAAAACATAACTGTGAGAAGCAAACAAAGGTAAAAGAATTTATGAATCGCTAAAAGTGGTTCCTCAGGAAATGTCAGTACATGGAAAGTGAAAGAAACTTTCAATAATAAATAAAATTGGCAACATGTTTCCACATTGAAATCTGCTACTATATTCATGGAGGTTGGATTGTCCAGACATTTGAACTTGTTGATTGATGGAaaaactgtcaatcaaatgtTTCCATGGCTACCCTCTTAGTGGGTGTGTCTCCTGAGAGATATCTACCCTTTTCAGTGAGCCAGCTTTAGAAACACCAAATCCGGTTGTACATAGACACTCAAAACAACCTCCATGCCAGTAGCAATTCCTTTACAGGTAAAATCGGTCAAACCCATTTGAGGTCAGGTAATTTATGTCAAGCTGCAGTCCTGTATGATCAATGCTCAGGGGCAGTATTCCTGCATGTCACAAGGGGGCTCTTCTTGCACACAATGGATGCTTGCCACAGCACAAACACTGCTGTTGGGCTAGACACCTCCCTTACGAAATATACCTGAGAAAACGGTTGTTTCACAGGTAGGAAGTCCCAAGGTTTTATCGTTGACTCACTTGGATATACAGAGAGCATATGCAGAACAGTGGCCACCAAATTTTATAGGAAACAGCTATTGCCACACTCTACATAGGATAGGATGGTTGTCCAaagctcttgacatacatgtacaatgtacaggtaCCAGTCCAAATACCCTGGAGAACGGACTCTTGAGACTACCCTGACTGCAGCTGACACTTCATGCCTACCATATGGGCTAAAGGTAACAGCAAATCAAAGACCAGCTTTGAGTCATCACAAGATTTCAATTAAGAATCCCTTAAGTCACCTAATCACCCCTCTTCCTGCCAGTTACATGGACCCTTCCACATTGAAATCCGTACACTTGGCACATTCCACTCATCAAGAGGGGGTTGTTAGGGCTAGGGAAACATTTGCAGTAGGGTCATTtcaagaatgaatgaaattcCACTGGCTGCTTTAAATGGAATGTGAGGAAAACATCAATGTTTTTAGGACATTTCTTAAGATTTGACAAGGGCCTAAAGACTGTGTCAGAACATCTACAGACACAACTTACACTTCTTCGCATTTCCAAGCAATGGTCATAGAGTCAAGGTttgttttgttacatgtttttccATTTCTTCAGGGTCTGTCACTTTACAGAAACAACCCAATGTAAGGTCTGTAGTTGAGTACATCCTTTCTCACATTTAACAGTTACAGGACGCTTTCaagggaccaatcagcatacaacgAGCACCTACAAAACCCACCCCAGTGAGAGTGCCAGTCATCACAAATCACTTCCTTCTCGCCACTTTCAGTAAAAATATTGTCATGGCCTTCCTTCCGTTCCAACTCCCCACACTATACACTCTGCATGTCTAAGTACAcaaacatcatgtacatgtacacaacagtCATGTAATAACAGTATACAACGGTGTGTATACCTATCTATATACACGGACCAGTCATAGGGCTATCATACAGACTCGTGGATCAGAGgcttgtacatttttttgttacgATCCAAGGCCAGCAAACAGTACGTTAAGGACATTTACAATTTAAGTACCATCGGGTAACTTACTACCTTTTTTTGTAACACATTAATATTACACAAGAACCGTTGATATGGTATACTGTATACATTGATCACATACTTGGGTGGTACAATGTACTCTAACCATTAAGTAATGATCATTCCTATTGGTCAGTGTTTGTAAGATCTGCACTCATTCTTTGGTCGAATTGGCCAATGGGCTCCATTCATACAACACTGGGCAATCATACATAccttttctacatacatgtattaacataTGTGAATAGTGCAGCTATTGCACCAGGGATTACAACTTCGACCAATATGCTGGATATTGTCTTTAACTTGATAGTCCACAGAACTATAAAAGTCTAGAGGTAACATCACAGACAACATTGTCTTCACTGGGTTAGCATAGAGGTAAACACTGTTTAATACCATATTGGACGAGTGTGGTATATATCACACACCTCTAACTTCCATACTGGAATATTCAaggaaaaataaatttctttctATCATAATAGCTTTATTGGGAATGGAGTCAAGTGTGCCATATGATTACTTCAGGTTATTGTTACTTCTGTTAATGGTCTGAAGTAAACACAACTTTAGTAGCCAAAATGTATCAGTTTCACATTTCGGTTTCACTTCTTTAGACATCTCCCAAACGATGGTCTCAGACATGattattgataaaaacaatGATGTCAAAGAGCCAGTAGTAAAAGAAAATCAGGAACTTATTA belongs to Branchiostoma lanceolatum isolate klBraLanc5 chromosome 15, klBraLanc5.hap2, whole genome shotgun sequence and includes:
- the LOC136420837 gene encoding alpha-N-acetylneuraminide alpha-2,8-sialyltransferase-like isoform X1, with protein sequence MNRRAILYVLALTVSISLNVVLIRRVMMQHDMRLAEFLHNKEQNGGSGLSERTAVWRESSRRIQNNSKDDTVTQPGIGEALRGAVKNSNHGSETENNVTTSNGTSLTHNPLPPEAVSTVYTQAPWTFNVTAADQFRVEKEEATKTQNLFVMTQKNVKLNSSLKYQAEKRYFNISKDLYSWLPRDQPFGFRKYRTCSVVGNGGILVNSGCGTEIDSADFVIRMNLPQMRNYTVDVGKKTNLVSANPTILRHRFNSLRSKANQEAFLNYTRHYQDAYLYFSAFTYRFCAKLSFSAYKAVQNAKGKTTNATVIFGHPQHLDLATKFWKGKYNIKEKRLTSGLYFVGAALSMCAETRLYGFWPFDRDRQGRVLTHHYYDNVTMSALHQRVRHHSMPEEFAVLQGLHDRGVLHMTTDRCSS